A genome region from Mycobacteriales bacterium includes the following:
- a CDS encoding substrate-binding domain-containing protein: MVNPGRHRRDTGEEVPWYESRRVVGRRPGWIGPAAVGTGSILLVVGALLIGSSFVPAKLAGHTGCAGPRTTATVAASPDQAPVLQRLAALWSLTEPRVGAACASVAVVAAESAAVASTLGTDAPSGKPDVWAPESAVWAGLAAPRPEAAAALPRTGPSLATTPVVMAVARDRARALGWPAQKLSWQAVLAGMAQDPTWGRYGHRNWGPFVIGMGDPTRSTAALHTLLAVTDVDRDGAVEPEEIPNELALERSVGLYATDAQLAERTGGKGPVSAFPATEQQVLEHNAGGEVAQLVPVYPADGVAAADHPYLTLRGTWVTGPKKQVAQAFADYVLGPEGRAAYGKAGFRDKAAAIPAATAGNGTVAPAYRTRTLPAAAQTAQALVRWRALRRPANVLAAIDTSGSMAELAPGLPVTKLAVFQKAAAGSVRLFNARSRLALWEFSSLLDGPRDYKQLVPGRPLGTRVGPVDQRALIIGAADQMHAVGSTGLYDTIDAGYREVQRTWRADQQNILVVMTDGKNEDAAGLALPQLVSSLRAHANPKKPITAIFIAYGADADVTALNQAATAVRGRTYWAQQPTDIGKVFLAAMVNR, from the coding sequence ACACGGGCGAGGAAGTGCCCTGGTACGAATCGCGGCGCGTGGTCGGCCGCCGGCCCGGCTGGATCGGCCCCGCCGCCGTCGGCACCGGCTCGATCCTGCTGGTCGTCGGCGCGCTGCTGATCGGCAGCTCGTTCGTCCCGGCGAAGCTGGCCGGGCACACCGGGTGTGCCGGCCCCCGGACCACCGCCACGGTGGCCGCGTCCCCGGACCAGGCCCCGGTGCTGCAACGGCTCGCGGCGCTGTGGTCGCTGACCGAGCCCCGGGTCGGCGCCGCCTGCGCCTCGGTCGCGGTGGTCGCGGCCGAGTCGGCGGCGGTCGCCTCCACCCTCGGCACCGACGCCCCCAGCGGCAAGCCGGACGTCTGGGCCCCGGAGTCCGCGGTCTGGGCCGGGCTGGCCGCGCCCCGTCCGGAGGCCGCCGCCGCGCTGCCCCGGACCGGGCCGAGCCTGGCCACCACGCCGGTGGTCATGGCCGTGGCGCGGGACCGGGCCAGGGCGCTGGGCTGGCCGGCCCAGAAGCTGTCCTGGCAGGCGGTGCTGGCCGGGATGGCCCAGGACCCGACCTGGGGGCGGTACGGGCACCGGAACTGGGGCCCGTTCGTGATCGGCATGGGCGACCCGACCCGCTCGACCGCCGCGCTGCACACCCTGCTCGCGGTCACCGACGTGGACCGGGACGGCGCGGTCGAGCCGGAGGAGATCCCCAACGAGCTGGCCCTGGAGCGCTCGGTCGGGCTGTACGCGACGGACGCCCAGCTGGCCGAGCGCACCGGCGGCAAGGGCCCGGTCTCGGCCTTCCCCGCGACCGAGCAGCAGGTCCTGGAGCACAACGCGGGCGGCGAGGTCGCCCAGCTGGTGCCGGTCTACCCGGCGGACGGCGTCGCGGCCGCCGACCACCCGTACCTGACGCTGCGCGGGACCTGGGTGACCGGGCCGAAGAAGCAGGTCGCGCAGGCCTTCGCCGACTACGTGCTCGGTCCCGAGGGCCGGGCCGCGTACGGGAAGGCCGGTTTCCGGGACAAGGCCGCGGCGATCCCGGCGGCGACCGCGGGCAACGGGACGGTGGCCCCGGCGTACCGGACCCGGACGCTGCCGGCCGCGGCCCAGACCGCGCAGGCGCTGGTGCGCTGGCGGGCGCTGCGCCGGCCGGCGAACGTGCTGGCCGCGATCGACACCTCGGGCTCGATGGCCGAGCTCGCCCCGGGCCTGCCGGTGACCAAGCTGGCGGTGTTCCAGAAGGCCGCGGCCGGGTCGGTGCGGCTGTTCAACGCACGGTCCCGGCTGGCGCTGTGGGAGTTCTCCTCGCTGCTGGACGGGCCGCGCGACTACAAGCAGCTGGTCCCCGGCCGGCCGCTGGGCACCCGGGTCGGTCCGGTCGACCAGCGCGCGCTGATCATCGGCGCGGCCGACCAGATGCACGCCGTCGGCAGCACCGGCCTGTACGACACGATCGACGCCGGCTACCGCGAGGTGCAGCGGACCTGGCGGGCCGACCAGCAGAACATCCTGGTCGTGATGACCGACGGCAAGAACGAGGACGCCGCCGGGCTGGCCCTGCCGCAGCTGGTCTCCTCGCTGCGCGCGCACGCGAACCCGAAGAAGCCGATCACGGCGATCTTCATCGCGTACGGGGCGGACGCGGACGTCACCGCGCTGAACCAGGCCGCGACCGCGGTCAGGGGCCGGACGTACTGGGCCCAGCAGCCGACCGACATCGGCAAGGTCTTCCTCGCGGCGATGGTAAATCGGTGA